One segment of Streptomyces sp. XD-27 DNA contains the following:
- the pucD gene encoding xanthine dehydrogenase subunit D, with amino-acid sequence MADVTRTPTNLSQGSQTTGGIGESTLRPDGTLKVTGEFAYSSDLWHEDMLWGQTLRSPHAHAEIRSIDVSEALKQPGVHAVLTYDDLPTDVKNYGLEIQDTPVLAHGRVRHHGEPVALVAADHPETARRAAAKIKVDYVELPVVTDEASATAQGAPLIHEGRDDHHIGHVPHPNIVHRQPIVRGDADEARKRADVIVSGEYVVGMQDQAFLGPESGLAVPAEDGGVDLYVATQWLHSDLRQIAPVLGLPEDKVRMTLSGVGGAFGGREDLSMQIHACLLALRTGKPVKMVYNRFESFFGHVHRHPAKLWYEHGATRDGKITHMKCRIVLDGGAYASASPAVVGNASSLSVGPYVIDDVDIEAVALYTNNPPCGAMRGFGAVQACFAYEAQMDRLAAELGMDPVEFRQLNAMSQGTIMPTGQEVDSPAPVAELLRRVKAMPLPPEKQWESAGEAVDVRALPGGLSNTTHGEGVVRGVGYAVGIKNVGFSEGFDDYSTARVRLEVIGGEPVAIVHTAMAEVGQGGVTVHAQIARTELGVTQVTIHPADTQVGSAGSTSASRQTYVTGGAVRNTCEAVREKVLEIGRARFGTYHPAWATAELLLEGGKVVTDGGEVLADLVDVLEGEAVDIELEWRHRPTEAFDLRTGQGFGHVQYSFAAHRAVVEVDTELGLVKVIELACAQDVGKALNPLSVVGQIQGGTTQGLGLAVMEEIVVDAKTAKVRNPSFTDYLIPTILDTPTIPVDYLELADDHAPYGLRGIGEAPTLSSTPAVVAAIRQATGLALNRVPVRPEHLTGT; translated from the coding sequence ATGGCGGACGTGACCCGTACTCCGACGAACCTCTCCCAGGGCAGCCAGACCACGGGCGGCATCGGCGAGTCCACGCTGCGCCCCGACGGCACCCTGAAGGTCACCGGAGAGTTCGCCTACTCCTCCGACCTGTGGCACGAGGACATGCTGTGGGGCCAGACGCTCCGCAGCCCGCACGCGCACGCCGAGATCCGCTCCATCGACGTCTCCGAGGCGCTCAAGCAGCCCGGCGTCCACGCCGTCCTCACCTACGACGACCTGCCGACCGACGTCAAGAACTACGGCCTGGAGATCCAGGACACCCCGGTGCTCGCGCACGGCCGGGTCCGCCACCACGGCGAGCCCGTCGCGCTGGTCGCCGCCGACCACCCCGAGACCGCCCGCCGCGCGGCGGCGAAGATCAAGGTCGACTACGTCGAGCTGCCCGTCGTCACCGACGAGGCGTCCGCGACCGCCCAGGGCGCCCCGCTCATCCACGAGGGCCGGGACGACCACCACATCGGCCACGTGCCGCACCCCAACATCGTCCACCGCCAGCCGATCGTCCGCGGCGACGCCGACGAGGCCCGCAAGCGCGCGGACGTGATCGTCTCCGGCGAGTACGTGGTCGGCATGCAGGACCAGGCGTTCCTCGGACCCGAGTCCGGTCTCGCCGTACCCGCCGAGGACGGCGGCGTCGACCTGTACGTCGCCACCCAGTGGCTCCACTCGGACCTGCGGCAGATCGCCCCCGTCCTCGGTCTGCCCGAGGACAAGGTCCGCATGACGCTCTCCGGCGTCGGCGGCGCCTTCGGCGGCCGCGAGGACCTGTCGATGCAGATCCACGCGTGCCTGCTCGCGCTGCGCACCGGCAAGCCGGTGAAGATGGTCTACAACCGGTTCGAGTCCTTCTTCGGGCACGTCCACCGGCACCCGGCCAAGCTCTGGTACGAGCACGGGGCCACCCGCGACGGCAAGATCACGCACATGAAGTGCCGGATCGTGCTGGACGGCGGCGCCTACGCCTCCGCGTCCCCGGCCGTCGTCGGCAACGCCTCCTCGCTGTCGGTCGGCCCGTACGTCATCGACGACGTCGACATCGAGGCCGTCGCGCTCTACACCAACAACCCGCCCTGCGGCGCCATGCGCGGCTTCGGCGCGGTGCAGGCGTGCTTCGCCTACGAGGCCCAGATGGACAGGCTCGCCGCCGAGCTGGGCATGGACCCGGTCGAGTTCCGGCAGCTCAACGCCATGTCCCAGGGCACGATCATGCCGACCGGGCAGGAGGTCGACTCGCCCGCGCCGGTCGCCGAACTGCTGCGCCGGGTCAAGGCCATGCCGCTGCCTCCCGAGAAGCAGTGGGAGTCCGCCGGCGAGGCCGTCGACGTCCGCGCGCTGCCGGGCGGGCTGTCCAACACCACCCACGGCGAAGGCGTCGTCCGCGGCGTCGGCTACGCGGTCGGCATCAAGAACGTCGGCTTCTCCGAGGGCTTCGACGACTACTCCACCGCGCGGGTGCGGCTGGAGGTCATCGGAGGCGAGCCCGTCGCCATCGTGCACACCGCGATGGCCGAGGTCGGCCAGGGCGGCGTCACCGTGCACGCCCAGATCGCCCGGACCGAGCTCGGCGTCACCCAGGTGACCATCCACCCGGCCGACACCCAGGTCGGCTCGGCCGGCTCCACCTCCGCCTCCCGCCAGACCTACGTCACCGGCGGCGCGGTGAGGAACACCTGCGAGGCCGTCCGCGAAAAGGTGCTGGAGATCGGGCGGGCCAGGTTCGGCACGTACCACCCGGCGTGGGCCACCGCCGAGCTGCTGCTGGAGGGCGGCAAGGTCGTCACCGACGGCGGCGAGGTCCTCGCCGACCTGGTGGACGTCCTGGAGGGCGAGGCGGTCGACATCGAGCTGGAGTGGCGGCACCGCCCCACCGAGGCGTTCGACCTGCGCACCGGACAGGGCTTCGGCCACGTCCAGTACTCCTTCGCCGCCCACCGCGCCGTCGTCGAGGTCGACACCGAGCTCGGCCTGGTCAAGGTCATCGAGCTGGCCTGCGCCCAGGACGTCGGCAAGGCGCTCAACCCGCTGTCCGTCGTCGGCCAGATCCAGGGCGGTACGACCCAGGGCCTGGGCCTGGCGGTCATGGAGGAGATCGTCGTCGACGCCAAGACCGCCAAGGTCCGCAACCCCTCCTTCACCGACTACCTGATCCCGACGATCCTCGACACGCCGACCATCCCGGTCGACTACCTCGAACTCGCCGACGACCACGCGCCCTACGGCCTGCGCGGCATCGGCGAGGCCCCCACCCTGTCCTCCACCCCCGCGGTGGTGGCCGCCATCCGCCAGGCCACCGGCCTGGCCCTGAACCGCGTACCGGTACGACCCGAGCACCTCACCGGCACGTAG
- a CDS encoding NCS2 family permease, protein MTQQAVEPRTSPEDAATGSRPSAGRSWLDRYFHISDRGSSVANEVRGGITTFMAMCYILLLNPLILGTAEDVNKTTLDHAGLVTATAFAAALCTLLMGFIGKVPLALAAGLNVSAAMVSQVVPNMTWPQAMGMCVIYGVIIMLLVVTGLREMIMNAIPLPLKHAITMGIGMFVALIGLVKAGFVGRGAGAPLQLGTGTGELVGWPVFFFAVTLLLIFMLQARKVPGAILFGIVAGTVLSIAVTKIGGLTDKDWGGATPELHGSAFAAPDFGLFGDVEFGGWDKLGTIGVGMIVFTLVLAGFFDAMATIIGVGTEAKLADSKGRMPGLSKALFIDGAGGAIGGATGSSGQTVFIESATGVGEGARTGLSSVVTGLFFAACLFFTPVTQLVPAQVAAAALVVIGSMMMSAAAHIDWSDKSVSIPVFLTVALMPFTYNITAGVGAGVIAYTAIKAAQGKYREPGVFMWVLSLVFLVYFGLDPIEHWLGA, encoded by the coding sequence ATGACCCAGCAAGCAGTTGAGCCCAGGACGTCCCCGGAGGACGCAGCCACGGGCTCCCGCCCCTCGGCCGGGCGGTCATGGCTCGACCGGTACTTCCACATATCCGACAGAGGATCCAGCGTCGCGAACGAGGTGCGCGGCGGCATCACCACCTTCATGGCGATGTGTTACATCCTCCTGCTCAACCCCCTGATCCTCGGCACCGCCGAGGATGTCAACAAGACCACGCTCGACCACGCGGGACTGGTGACGGCGACGGCCTTCGCGGCGGCCCTGTGCACCCTGCTGATGGGGTTCATCGGCAAGGTCCCGCTCGCGCTCGCCGCCGGCCTCAACGTCTCGGCGGCCATGGTCAGCCAGGTGGTCCCGAACATGACGTGGCCGCAGGCCATGGGCATGTGCGTCATCTACGGCGTCATCATCATGCTGCTGGTGGTCACCGGCCTCCGCGAGATGATCATGAACGCCATCCCGCTGCCGCTCAAGCACGCCATCACCATGGGCATCGGCATGTTCGTCGCCCTGATCGGCCTGGTCAAGGCCGGGTTCGTGGGCCGCGGCGCGGGCGCGCCGCTCCAGCTCGGCACCGGCACGGGCGAGCTCGTCGGCTGGCCGGTCTTCTTCTTCGCCGTCACCCTGCTGCTCATCTTCATGCTCCAGGCCCGCAAGGTGCCCGGGGCGATCCTCTTCGGCATCGTCGCCGGTACGGTCCTGTCCATCGCGGTCACCAAGATCGGCGGCCTGACGGACAAGGACTGGGGCGGCGCCACCCCCGAACTGCACGGCAGCGCCTTCGCCGCCCCCGACTTCGGCCTCTTCGGCGACGTCGAGTTCGGCGGCTGGGACAAGCTGGGGACGATCGGCGTCGGCATGATCGTGTTCACGCTCGTCCTGGCCGGATTCTTCGACGCCATGGCCACGATCATCGGCGTGGGCACGGAGGCGAAGCTCGCCGACAGCAAGGGCCGGATGCCGGGCCTGTCCAAGGCGCTGTTCATCGACGGCGCGGGCGGCGCGATCGGCGGTGCGACCGGCTCCTCCGGCCAGACCGTCTTCATCGAGTCGGCGACCGGCGTCGGCGAGGGCGCCCGAACGGGCCTGTCGTCGGTGGTGACCGGCCTCTTCTTCGCCGCCTGCCTGTTCTTCACCCCGGTCACCCAGTTGGTCCCGGCCCAGGTGGCCGCGGCCGCCCTGGTCGTGATCGGCTCGATGATGATGAGCGCCGCGGCCCACATCGACTGGAGCGACAAGTCCGTGTCGATCCCGGTCTTCCTGACCGTGGCGCTGATGCCGTTCACGTACAACATCACCGCCGGCGTCGGCGCGGGCGTGATCGCGTACACCGCCATCAAGGCCGCGCAGGGCAAGTACCGCGAGCCCGGCGTCTTCATGTGGGTGCTGAGCCTGGTCTTCCTCGTCTACTTCGGCCTCGACCCCATCGAGCACTGGCTGGGTGCCTGA
- a CDS encoding XdhC/CoxI family protein — protein MLDIAAELHRWCEEGRDFAVATVVAVGGSAPRQPGAALAVDTEGAAIGSVSGGCVEGAVYDLCQQALQTGATVRESFGYSDEDAFAVGLTCGGVIDILVTPVRVGDPARTVCATALAAAARGRAAALARITRGPDALLGRTLLVHPDGTHEGTLGGAPAQDAPVQDVPARGTAGLDRTVAGVARAMLDSGRTGTVAVGADGSLCGESLELLVESSVPPPRMIVFGAIDFAAALVRVGKFLGYHVTVCDARPVFATAGRFPEADEVVVDWPHRYLDATEVDARTVLCVLTHDAKFDIPLLQRALRLPVAYVGAMGSRRTHLDRLGRLRDVGVSELELARLRSPIGLDLGARTPEETALSIAAEIVANRRGGSGVPLTGAHTPIHHDGEPLAGQGRFDSVA, from the coding sequence ATGCTGGACATCGCTGCCGAACTGCACCGCTGGTGCGAGGAGGGGCGCGACTTCGCCGTCGCCACCGTGGTGGCGGTCGGCGGCAGCGCGCCCCGGCAGCCGGGCGCCGCGCTGGCCGTCGACACCGAGGGCGCCGCGATCGGCAGCGTGTCCGGCGGGTGCGTGGAAGGCGCGGTCTACGACCTGTGCCAACAGGCTCTGCAGACCGGCGCGACCGTGCGGGAGAGCTTCGGCTACTCCGACGAGGACGCCTTCGCCGTGGGCCTGACCTGCGGCGGGGTCATCGACATCCTCGTCACCCCGGTACGGGTCGGCGATCCGGCCCGTACCGTCTGCGCCACCGCGCTGGCCGCCGCCGCCCGTGGGCGGGCGGCGGCCCTCGCGCGGATCACCCGGGGACCGGACGCCCTGCTCGGCAGGACGCTGCTGGTCCACCCGGACGGCACGCACGAGGGCACGCTCGGCGGGGCGCCCGCCCAGGACGCTCCCGTCCAGGACGTCCCGGCCCGGGGCACCGCCGGGCTGGACCGCACGGTCGCGGGTGTCGCCCGCGCCATGCTCGACTCCGGCCGCACCGGCACCGTCGCCGTCGGCGCGGACGGCAGCCTCTGCGGCGAGTCGCTGGAACTGCTCGTGGAGTCCAGCGTGCCGCCGCCCCGCATGATCGTCTTCGGGGCCATCGACTTCGCCGCCGCGCTGGTGCGCGTGGGCAAGTTCCTCGGCTACCACGTGACCGTGTGCGACGCCCGCCCCGTCTTCGCCACCGCCGGGCGCTTCCCGGAGGCCGACGAGGTCGTCGTGGACTGGCCGCACCGCTACCTCGACGCGACCGAGGTGGACGCCAGGACCGTGCTGTGCGTCCTCACCCACGACGCCAAGTTCGACATCCCGCTGCTCCAGCGGGCCCTGCGGCTCCCCGTCGCCTACGTCGGCGCCATGGGCTCCCGCCGCACCCACCTCGACCGCCTCGGCCGACTGCGCGACGTCGGCGTCAGCGAACTCGAACTGGCCCGGCTGCGCTCCCCGATCGGCCTCGACCTCGGCGCCCGTACGCCGGAGGAGACCGCACTGTCCATCGCCGCGGAGATCGTGGCGAACCGGCGCGGCGGCAGCGGCGTGCCCCTCACGGGTGCGCACACCCCGATCCACCACGACGGCGAACCGCTCGCCGGGCAGGGGCGGTTCGACTCCGTCGCCTGA
- a CDS encoding type II toxin-antitoxin system prevent-host-death family antitoxin → MAAQPEITQRDLRTKSKEIMDAVQSGQSFTVTRDGHEIGELVPLRRRRRFVPRAEFAAMSRTAPDISPAAFRADQDAAVEQEPDDPYAR, encoded by the coding sequence ATGGCAGCGCAGCCCGAAATCACCCAACGCGACCTGCGTACCAAGTCCAAAGAGATCATGGACGCCGTCCAGAGCGGCCAGAGTTTCACCGTCACCCGGGACGGCCACGAGATCGGCGAGCTGGTTCCACTGCGCCGCCGCCGTCGCTTCGTCCCGCGCGCAGAGTTCGCCGCCATGTCCCGCACCGCCCCCGACATCTCCCCGGCCGCCTTCCGGGCAGATCAGGACGCCGCCGTAGAGCAGGAGCCGGACGACCCCTATGCCCGTTGA
- a CDS encoding type II toxin-antitoxin system VapC family toxin, producing MPVEYEQGLLDTNIVILRKWVDPEELPAEMAICAITLAELSAGPHQVRRNGEQDDYDEHMERARRMDVLQRAENEFDPIPFGSEAARLYGRVCAAVISSGRTPRRRVADLMIASVAIAEELPLFTTNPDDYKGLDGLLTVVPVTRPELLHDR from the coding sequence ATGCCCGTTGAGTACGAACAGGGTCTGCTCGACACGAACATCGTGATCCTGCGCAAGTGGGTGGACCCTGAGGAGCTGCCCGCGGAGATGGCCATCTGCGCCATCACACTGGCCGAACTCTCCGCAGGACCCCACCAGGTACGCCGCAACGGCGAGCAGGACGACTACGACGAGCACATGGAACGAGCGCGGCGCATGGATGTCCTCCAGCGTGCCGAGAACGAGTTCGATCCCATCCCCTTCGGCTCGGAGGCGGCCCGCCTGTATGGCAGAGTCTGTGCGGCCGTGATCAGCTCGGGCCGCACGCCTCGCCGCCGGGTGGCCGACCTGATGATCGCCTCTGTCGCCATCGCAGAGGAGTTGCCCCTCTTCACCACCAACCCGGACGACTACAAGGGGCTGGATGGCCTTCTCACCGTCGTCCCCGTCACCCGGCCCGAGCTGCTCCACGACCGATAG
- a CDS encoding general stress protein, with translation MSSTADAGGFNPITTAWNTVAHYATYEEAQEAVDRLSDEGFPVEHIDIVGSDLRLVEHVTGRLTKGRAAAAGAASGAWFGLFIGLLVGLFTTGPAWLGLILGGLLIGAFWGAVFGYVTHAATGGHRDFSSTRSLVASRYDVVARGGHTEEARVILERAGLIPA, from the coding sequence ATGTCCTCCACCGCAGACGCGGGCGGGTTCAACCCGATCACCACGGCGTGGAACACCGTCGCCCACTACGCGACCTACGAAGAGGCCCAGGAGGCGGTCGACCGGCTCTCCGACGAGGGGTTCCCCGTCGAGCACATCGATATCGTCGGATCCGACCTGCGCCTGGTCGAGCATGTGACCGGGCGGCTCACCAAGGGGCGGGCCGCGGCGGCCGGAGCGGCCAGCGGCGCCTGGTTCGGGCTCTTCATCGGCCTGCTGGTGGGACTGTTCACCACCGGGCCCGCCTGGCTCGGGCTGATCCTGGGCGGCCTGCTGATCGGCGCGTTCTGGGGGGCGGTCTTCGGCTACGTCACCCACGCGGCGACCGGTGGCCACCGGGACTTCTCCTCCACCCGCAGCCTGGTCGCGTCCCGCTACGACGTCGTCGCCCGCGGCGGCCACACCGAGGAGGCCAGGGTCATCCTGGAGCGCGCCGGTCTGATCCCGGCGTGA
- a CDS encoding glycine C-acetyltransferase — protein MFDSMREDLRTQLDEIREAGLYKSERVISSPQSSGIRVGDGQVVNFCSNNYLDLADHPDVIAAAKQALDDWGFGMASVRFICGTQEPHKELEARLSDFLGTEDTILYSSCFDANGGVFETLLSAADAVISDELNHASIIDGIRLSKAARFRYRNRDMADLERCLKEAADARHKLIVTDGVFSMDGYIAPLDEICDLADRYGALVMVDDSHAVGFTGDGGRGTPALFGVTDRVDIVTGTLGKALGGASGGYVSARAEIVELLRQRSRPYLFSNSLAPAIVGASLRILDLLAESDERRARLAENTALFRRGMEDAGFDVLPGEHPITPVMIGDAALAARMAAALLERGIYVIAFSYPVVPQGKARIRVQLSAAHSTEDVLRAVAAFREVRDELAG, from the coding sequence GTGTTCGACAGCATGCGCGAGGACCTGCGCACCCAGCTCGACGAGATCCGCGAGGCCGGGCTGTACAAGTCCGAGCGAGTGATCTCCAGCCCGCAGTCGTCGGGCATCCGGGTCGGCGACGGGCAGGTCGTCAACTTCTGCTCCAACAACTACCTCGACCTGGCCGACCACCCCGACGTCATCGCCGCCGCCAAGCAGGCGCTCGACGACTGGGGCTTCGGCATGGCGTCGGTCCGCTTCATCTGCGGCACGCAGGAGCCGCACAAGGAGCTGGAGGCCCGGCTGTCGGACTTCCTCGGCACCGAGGACACCATCCTGTACAGCTCCTGCTTCGACGCCAACGGCGGCGTCTTCGAGACCCTGCTGTCGGCCGCCGACGCCGTCATCTCCGACGAGCTGAACCACGCCAGCATCATCGACGGCATCCGGCTGTCGAAGGCCGCCCGCTTCCGCTACCGCAACCGGGACATGGCCGACCTGGAGCGCTGCCTGAAGGAGGCGGCGGACGCCCGGCACAAGCTGATCGTCACCGACGGCGTGTTCTCCATGGACGGCTACATCGCGCCGCTGGACGAGATCTGCGACCTCGCCGACCGCTACGGCGCCCTCGTCATGGTGGACGACTCACACGCGGTGGGCTTCACGGGCGACGGCGGCCGCGGCACGCCCGCGCTCTTCGGCGTCACCGACCGGGTGGACATCGTCACCGGCACCCTCGGCAAGGCGCTCGGCGGCGCCAGCGGCGGCTACGTCTCCGCCCGCGCCGAGATCGTCGAGCTGCTCCGCCAGCGCTCCCGCCCGTACCTGTTCTCCAACTCGCTGGCCCCCGCCATCGTCGGCGCCTCGCTGCGCATCCTCGACCTGCTCGCGGAGTCCGACGAGCGCCGCGCCAGGCTGGCGGAGAACACCGCCCTGTTCCGCCGCGGCATGGAGGACGCGGGCTTCGACGTCCTGCCCGGGGAGCACCCCATCACCCCGGTGATGATCGGCGACGCCGCCCTCGCCGCCCGGATGGCCGCCGCCCTGCTGGAGCGCGGCATCTACGTGATCGCCTTCTCGTACCCGGTCGTCCCCCAGGGCAAGGCCCGGATCCGGGTCCAGCTGTCCGCCGCGCACTCCACGGAGGACGTGCTGCGCGCGGTCGCGGCGTTCCGGGAGGTACGGGACGAACTGGCCGGCTGA